A single window of Nicotiana sylvestris chromosome 3, ASM39365v2, whole genome shotgun sequence DNA harbors:
- the LOC138887395 gene encoding uncharacterized protein, whose protein sequence is MDSCCWGCGIDTASGSEIRMEPLRGNHSRRRKQSYIQLPDHFVNRRKKEARRRNLPSHRKDIDSDEDDIPEEIVKEIESFENRPKSNLDETEVVNLGDAENVKETRISVHLSPSEKEEYTEFLREYEDIFAWSYDDMTGLITSIVTHKLPTNPTCPPEAIKGQALADHLAENPMDGEYEPLKTYFPDEEVSFIGEDIVKSYDGWRMFFDGTANFKGVGIGAVLVSETGQHYPVSAKLRFSCTNNIAKYEDCILGLKMATDMSIQDLLVIGDSDLLIHQIREEWVTKNSKILSYLHYVQELRKRFTNMEFQYVPRVQNEFADALATLPSMIQHPDKNFIDHILVKVHDQQAYCAQVEEEADEKPWFHDIKEYLAKGEYPELANPTQKRTLQRLSNNFFHSGGILYRRTPDLGLLRCVDAKEASKLLEDIHAGTCDLHMNGFVLAKKILRAASYRAVIKKVVVDFVRDGIVCRFGIPESIITDNGSNLNSDLMKAMCDTFRIRHRNSIAYRPQMNGAVAANKNIKKILRKMIEKHKQWHEKLSFALLGYHTTVRISTRATPYMLVYGTEAVIPAEVEIPSLRII, encoded by the exons atggattcatgctgctggggctgtGGCATtgacactgcatcaggcagtgaaattcgaatggaaccattaaggggtaatcattcacggcgacggaagcaatcctatatacagtTGCCAGACCATTTCGttaatcgaaggaagaaggaagctaggaggagaaacttaccatcacatcgaaaGG acatagattcagatgaagatgatataccagaagagattgttaaagaaatcGAAagttttgagaacagacctaagtccaacttggatGAGACTGAGGtcgttaacctgggagatgcagagaatgtcaaagaaacacgaatcagcgtccatttgtcaccatcagaaaaggaagagtacacagaatttctaagggaatatgaggacatattcgcctggtcatatgacgacatgactggtctgatTACATCTATTGTgactcacaaactgccaaccaatccaacatgtccacca gaggcaatcaagggacaggcactagcagatcaccttgctgaaaaccccatggacggagaatacgaacccctaaaaacgtattttcctgatgaagaggtatcgttcataggagaagacattgtgaAATCCTATGACGgctggagaatgtttttcgatggaacagcaaatttcaaaggagttggcataggagcagtcctagtatcagaaaccggtcagcattatccggtgtccgccaagctcaggttttcctgcaccaacaatattGCCAAGTATGAAGactgcatcctagggctcaaaatggccactGACATGAGCATTCAAGatttgctagtgatcggagattcagacctacttatacatcagatCCGGGAAGAATGGgtaaccaagaactccaagatactctcgtatctgcactatgtacaagaattgagaaagaggttcacaaatatggaattccaatatgttcccagagtccagaatgagttcgccgatgcattggcaaCCCTGccctctatgatacaacatccagataaaaaCTTCATTGATCATATTCTGGTAAAGGTCCATGATCAGCAAGCCTATTGTGCTcaagttgaagaagaagcagacgaaaagccttggtttcatgatatcaaagaatacttggcgaaaggagaatacccggaacTTGCAAATCCCAcccagaagcgcacacttcagaggttatccaataatttctttcacagtggaggaatcctgtataggaggactcctgatttgggattactaaggtgtgtcgacgcaaaagaagcatccaagcTATTAGAGGatattcatgcagggacctgcgatctacatatgaacggttttgtcttagcaaagaagatactccgtgctg CATCTTATAGAGCAGTAATCAAGAAGGTCGtggtagactttgtccgcgacggcattgtttgtcgattcgggattccagagtcaatcattaccgacaacggctccaacctcaacagtgacttgatgaaagccatgtgtgacaCTTTCAGAATCAGACACAGGAATTCTATAGCCTACAGACCCCAGATGAATGGAGCAgtagccgccaataagaatatcaagaagatattgaggaaaatgatagagaagcataaacaatggcacgagaagttatcatttgctcttctaGGGTACCACACCACAGTCCGCATATCAActagggcaaccccctatatgctggtttatggtacagaagcagtcattcctgccgaggtagaaattccctccctgaGGATCATATAG